From one Lycium barbarum isolate Lr01 chromosome 6, ASM1917538v2, whole genome shotgun sequence genomic stretch:
- the LOC132598663 gene encoding probable magnesium transporter NIPA4, whose translation MASEIVGSSQSWKDVYKGMSSDNIKGLVLALSSSIFIGASFIVKKKGLKKAGASGVRAGVGGYSYLFEPLWWVGMITMIVGEVANFAAYAFAPAILVTPLGALSIIISAVLAHIILRERLHTFGILGCALCVVGSITIVLHAPQEREIESVTEVWDLATEPAFLFYAALVVTTSLVLIFHYLPQYGQTHIMFYIGVCSLVGSLSVMSVKAIGIALKLTLSGMNQLIYPQTWAFTMIVIVCIITQMNYLNKALDTFNTAVVSPIYYVMFTSLTILASVIMFKDWDRQNPTQIVTELCGFVTILSGTFLLHKTKDMVDGPPTLPVRLPKHTDEEDGFGQEGIPLKRQDSLRS comes from the exons ATGGCTTCAGAGATTGTGGGTAGTAGTCAGAGCTGGAAAGATGTGTATAAAGGGATGTCATCTGATAATATTAAAGGATTAGTTCTTGCACTGTCTTCAAGTATCTTTATTGGTGCTAGCTTCATTGTTAAGAAAAAGGGGTTAAAGAAAGCTGGTGCTTCTGGTGTCAGGGCTG GAGTTGGAGGATACTCATATCTTTTTGAGCCACTCTGGTGGGTGGGCATGATAACAA TGATTGTTGGAGAGGTTGCTAATTTTGCGGCTTATGCATTTGCCCCTGCCATTCTGGTGACTCCTCTTGGTGCTCTCAGTATTATAATAAG TGCTGTCCTTGCACACATTATTTTGCGGGAGAGGCTACATACCTTTGGAATTTTAGGTTGTGCTTTGTGTGTTGTTGGTTCCATCACAATTGTGTTGCATGCTCCACAAGAACGTGAGATTGAATCTGTGACAGAAGTGTGGGATCTTGCTACTGAGCCAG CTTTTCTCTTCTATGCCGCTTTGGTGGTAACAACTTCCCTAGTTCTTATATTTCACTATCTTCCACAATATGGGCAGACACACATTATGTTTTATATTGGAGTTTGCTCGCTAGTAGGTTCTTTATCG GTTATGAGTGTCAAAGCAATTGGCATTGCTTTGAAGTTGACATTATCAGGAATGAATCAGTTAATATATCCACAGACTTGGGCGTTTACTATGATTGTCATTGTCTGTATTATCACCCAAATGAATTACTTAAATAAG GCCCTTGACACATTCAATACAGCTGTTGTCTCACCGATATACTATGTCATGTTTACTTCTTTAACAATTTTGGCCAGTGTCATCATGTTCAAG GATTGGGACAGGCAAAATCCAACACAAATAGTAACAGAATTGTGTGGGTTTGTGACCATTCTTTCTGGGACTTTCCTTCTTCACAAAACCAAAGACATGGTTGATG GTCCCCCGACGCTACCTGTGCGACTCCCCAAGCACACCGATGAGGAGGATGGTTTTGGACAGGAAGGTATTCCTTTGAAGCGGCAAGATTCTTTGAGATCATAG
- the LOC132598660 gene encoding ribosome biogenesis protein BOP1 homolog, which produces MKVPKRSTRQKKLHKEETINILEQKNNTEEEEEDFVESPVVSDDDDEDYSDGDGSLSESGSEESHLSGEEDVFVSSDGEDSFDAKSDDVSGSGRDDTEHGKDDDAESDDSRTVVEESDSSEDEVAPRNTVGDVPLVWYKEEEHIGYDLAGKKIKKKERQDKLDSFLASVDDSKNWRKIYDEYNDEEVELTKEEVKVIKRLLKGNAPHADFDPHAPYVDWFSWDDSKHPLSSAPEPKRRFIPSKWESKKVVQYVRAIRKGLIKFDEKPKEEPSAYLLWGDDSSAIDRQGLAYIPAPKPKLPGHEESYNPSLEYIPTQEEINSYQLMYEEDRPKFIPKRFTSLRNVPAYEKAVNENFGRCLDLYLCPRARKKRINIDPESLKPKLPSRKDLRPYPTSCYLEYKGHKGPVVSISTESTGQWIASGSSDGTVRIWEVETGRCIRIWELGESVRHVSWNPMPERPILAVCVGEDVYLLNTGLGNADEQKSLEELLRVETSSTPDDSDNDKTTVNWVQDDKNGGIRLKHFKTVSSVEWHRKGDYFSTLMPNAQSKAVLIHLLSKKSTQRIPFKLHGLPVSTAFHPSRSAFFISTKKNIRVYDLLKQKLIKKLETGVREISSIAIHPGGDNLIVGSRDGKLCWFDMDLSSQPYRVLNCHPKDINKVAFHRSYPLFASSSDDCTAYVFHGMVYSDLNQNPLIVPLEILRGHASENGRGVMDCKFHPRQPWLFTAGADSVIKLYCH; this is translated from the exons ATGAAGGTTCCAAAGAGGAGTACCCGTCAGAAAAAGTTGCACAAAGAAGAAACAATTAACATATTGGAACAAAAGAATAAcacggaagaagaagaagaagattttGTAGAATCCCCTGTTGTTtctgacgatgatgatgag GATTATTCTGATGGTGACGGATCACTTAGTGAATCTGGATCAGAAGAGAGTCATCTATCCGGAGAAGAG GATGTTTTTGTATCAAGTGATGGTGAAGATTCTTTTGATGCCAAAAGTGATGATGTCAGTGGCAGTGGTAGAGATGATACTGAGCATGGTAAAGATGATGATGCTGAAAGCGATGACTCCCGCACCGTAGTTGAAGAGAGTGATTCATCTGAAGATGAG GTTGCTCCTCGTAATACCGTTGGAGATGTTCCATTGGTGTGGTACAAAGAAGAGGAACATATTGGATATGATCTTGCAGggaagaagatcaagaaaaagGAGAGACAAGATAAATTGGATTCATTTCTTGCCAGTGTTGATGATTCCAAGAATTG GCGTAAGATTTATGATGAATATAATGATGAAGAAGTTGAACTCACTAAAGAAGAAGTTAAGGTGATCAAAAGATTGCTGAAAGGAAACGCACCTCATGCTGATTTTGATCCACATGCG CCTTATGTTGATTGGTTTTCCTGGGATGACTCGAAGCATCCTCTTTCTAGTGCACCAGAACCAAAGAGACGTTTTATTCCTTCAAAATGGGAGAGTAAAAAG GTCGTCCAATATGTGCGGGCAATTCGAAAGGGACTTATAAAATTTGACGAGAAGCCAAAGGAAGAGCCAAGTGCCTATCTCCTATGGGGAGATGATTCCAGTGCAATAGATAGACAAGGGTTGGCATATATTCCTGCTCCAAAACCTAAACTTCCTG GTCACGAGGAGTCTTATAACCCTTCTTTAGAATATATTCCTACCCAAGAGGAGATCAATTCTTATCAACTTATGTATGAGGAAGACCGACCAAAATTTATCCCGAAACG GTTCACATCGTTGCGAAACGTTCCAGCATACGAGAAAGCAGTCAATGAAAATTTCGGCCGCTGTTTGGATCTTTATTTATGTCCAAGAGCTCGGAAAAAGCGT ATTAATATTGATCCTGAGTCTTTAAAGCCCAAGTTGCCAAGTCGCAAGGATCTCAGGCCTTATCCGACGTCATGTTATCTCGAGTATAAAGGTCATAAAGGTCCAGTTGTGTCGATTTCTACAGAATCTACTGGGCAATGGATTGCTTCTG GTTCAAGTGATGGAACGGTGCGCATTTGGGAGGTTGAAACTGGAAGGTGTATCAGGATCTGGGAGCTTGGGGAATCCGTGCGTCATGTCTCATGGAATCCTATGCCTGAACGTCCCATATTGGCAGTCTGCGT GGGAGAAGATGTGTATCTTTTGAACACTGGACTTGGAAATGCAGACGAACAGAAGAGTCTTGAAGAGCTTTTGCGTGTTGAAACATCATCAACCCCTGATGACTCTG ATAATGATAAAACCACTGTGAATTGGGTTCAAGATGATAAGAATGGGGGAATCAGGTTGAAGCACTTTAAG ACTGTTTCTTCAGTTGAGTGGCATCGGAAGGGCGATTATTTCTCAACGCTTATGCCGAATG CCCAGTCAAAAGCAGTTTTGATTCACCTGCTCTCAAAGAAATCGACTCAAAGAATACCATTCAAGCTTCATGGACTTCCAGTTTCAACAGCTTTTCATCCCTCTCGGTCTGCCTTCTTTATTTCAACGAAGAAAAATATTCGTGTTTATGACCTCTTGAAGCAAAAGCTCATTAAGAAGCTAGAGACAGGGGTTCGCGAAATCTCATCTATTGCTATTCATCCTGGTG GTGACAATCTTATTGTAGGGAGTAGAGATGGGAAACTGTGCTGGTTTGACATGGACCTTTCATCTCAACCTTACAGAGTTCTGAA TTGCCATCCGAAGGACATCAACAAAGTGGCCTTTCATCGCTCCTATCCTTTGTTTGCTTCGTCTTCTGACGATTGTACGGCATACGTTTTCCATGGTATGGTTTATTCAGATCTAAACCAGAATCCATTGATTGTACCTCTGGAGATTCTTCGTGGTCATGCCAGTGAAAATGGAAGAG GTGTCATGGACTGCAAGTTCCATCCTAGGCAACCATGGTTGTTTACTGCAGGAGCAGACTCTGTGATCAAGCTCTACTGTCATTAA
- the LOC132598662 gene encoding ATP phosphoribosyltransferase 2, chloroplastic-like: MSVSHTFFLQGSVSTLLSSSVTTNGNCRNVSVKFTVSCCSQATSSPLTVVNGNVEKRASDRNEVRLGLPSKGRMASDTLDLLKDCQLSVRQVNPRQYVAEIPQISNLEVWFQRPKDIVRKLVSGDLDLGIVGLDTVYEYGQGDEDLIIVHDALDYGDCRLSLAIPKYGIFENVNSMKELAEMPQWTPERPLRVATGFTYMGPKFMKENGLKHVTFSTADGALEAAPAMGIADAIVDLVSSGTTLRENNLKEIEGGVIVQSQAVLVAGRKSLMQRKGVLDITHEMLERLEAHLRAVGQFTVTANMRGSSAEEIAERILSQTSLFGLQGPTVSPVFCKRDGRVTIDYFAIVICVPKKALYKSVQQLRAIGGSGVLISPLTYIFDEETPRWRQLLSTLGL; this comes from the exons ATGTCTGTGAGTCATACGTTTTTCCTTCAAGGTTCCGTTTCAACTCTCCTTTCTTCATCAGTCACTACTAACGGAAACTGTCGCAATGTTTCCGTTAAATTCACCGTCTCATGttgctcccaggcgacgtcgtcTCCGTTGACCGTTGTTAACGGAAATGTGGAGAAAAGAGCTTCAGATAGAAATGAAGTTCGACTCGGCTTGCCTAGTAAAGGCCGAATGGCTTCTGATACTCTCGATCTTCTCAAG GATTGCCAGCTATCAGTTAGGCAGGTGAATCCTCGGCAATACGTTGCAGAAATTCCACAG ATATCCAATCTGGAAGTTTGGTTTCAACGGCCAAAAGACATTGTGCGGAAGTTGGTATCAGGAGATTTAGACCTTGGCATAGTTGGTCTCGACACAGTTTATGAATATGGGCAG GGGGATGAAGATCTCATCATTGTCCATGATGCCCTTGATTATGGTGATTGTCGTTTATCTCTGGCT ATACCAAAATACGGGATTTTTGAGAATGTGAACTCAATGAAGGAGTTAGCAGAGATGCCACAGTGGACACCTGAGAGGCCACTGAGAGTTGCAACAGGATTCACATAT ATGGGTCCTAAATTTAtgaaagaaaatgggttgaagcatGTCACTTTTTCAACCGCTGACGGAGCCCTGGAAGCAGCTCCTGCG ATGGGAATAGCTGATGCTATTGTGGATCTAGTGAGTAGTGGAACCACACTGAGAGAGAACAATCTGAAGGAAATAGAAGGTGGAGTCATTGTGCAAAGTCAG GCGGTCCTTGTCGCTGGAAGAAAGTCCCTAATGCAGCGAAAAGGTGTACTTGATATAACACATGAAATGCTAGAAAGACTGGAGGCACATCTGAGAGCTGTTGGCCAATTTACG GTAACTGCTAATATGCGAGGAAGCAGTGCAGAGGAAATTGCTGAACGAATACTGAGCCAAACATCACTATTTGGATTGCAG GGACCCACCGTAAGTCCAGTCTTTTGCAAGCGGGATGGACGGGTTACAATTGATTACTTTGCCATTGTCATATGTGTACCAAAGAAAGCACTTTACAAGTCTGTTCAGCAGCTTAGGGCG ATTGGAGGGAGTGGTGTCCTGATATCTCCGTTGACCTATATTTTTGATGAAGAAACACCAAGATGGCGTCAACTCCTTTCAACTTTGGGGCTTTGA
- the LOC132598665 gene encoding uncharacterized protein LOC132598665 — protein MAQPSKEPCKKQACDIQACLSKNNFLSQRCVKVIEALKYCCEQCEYKSTHCASVSGLLKQIQKK, from the exons ATGGCACAGCCGAGTAAAGAGCCATGTAAGAAACAGGCTTGTGATATTCAGGCTTGTCTTTCCAAGAACAATTTCCTTTCTCAAAG GTGTGTAAAGGTCATCGAAGCATTGAAATATTGTTGTGAGCAATGTGAATACAAGTCAACACATTGTGCTTCTGTATCTGGTCTGCTAAAGCAAATACAGAAAAAATAG